A genome region from Dreissena polymorpha isolate Duluth1 chromosome 16, UMN_Dpol_1.0, whole genome shotgun sequence includes the following:
- the LOC127862706 gene encoding alpha-N-acetylgalactosamine-specific lectin-like: MQYYRETSGIPSGDPVLVLQTDNTLHCALKCNSLAVCQAFRFANRTCELFNASFVPCHGSGCFAVFTADGWPSCPDGWLVFEGSCFMFGNSSANFTAAQNFCKSHGGNLIHVNSAPENDFVRSHARTLQGRFWLALNQPEEGHWIWVDTNTTDTFLGWAPNEPDWSAGECAVFEGQKDYQWADYPCVYNDVIPLCEISGE; this comes from the exons ATGCAGTATTACCGGGAAACGTCTGGGATTCCTAGTGGCGACCCCGTGCTTGTTCTTCAAACTGACAACACACTGCATTGTGCTCTAAAATGTAACAGCTTAGCAGTTTGCCAAGCGTTTAGGTTCGCTAACAGAACGTGTGAGCTGTTTAATGCTTCTTTCGTCCCCTGTCATGGAAGTGGGTGTTTCGCAGTTTTCACAG CGGACGGCTGGCCTAGTTGTCCGGATGGGTGGCTGGTATTTGAAGGCTCCTGTTTCATGTTTGGTAACTCGTCCGCAAACTTCACAGCAGCTCAG aatttctGTAAGTCACATGGAGGGAACCTGATACACGTTAATTCGGCGCCAGAGAACGATTTCGTACGGAGTCATGCTCGCACCCTTCAAG GGCGCTTTTGGTTGGCACTTAACCAGCCTGAAGAGGGACACTGGATATGGGTGGACACAAACACAACTGATACGTTTCTGG GATGGGCCCCAAATGAGCCGGATTGGTCGGCAGGAGAGTGTGCTGTTTTTGAAGGCCAGAAGGACTATCAATGGGCAGACTACCCATGTGTCTATAATGACGTCATTCCGCTATGTGAAATAAG TGGCGAATAA